In Monodelphis domestica isolate mMonDom1 chromosome 4, mMonDom1.pri, whole genome shotgun sequence, one DNA window encodes the following:
- the ZNF683 gene encoding tissue-resident T-cell transcription regulator protein ZNF683 isoform X2, giving the protein MKGNPEEDIPFALYQHQTCQSHTDVGGSLTTPSLFPSLDQQQGQGDQPCWPFKEFLPRADASASHCDNWMYSTKPTSALPTLLACPPHLDLYTCNLRPNPLDAALGVPHFPQECKTSESILGSTDDLKLTAKHLLGKKAESESRSASLPASHPSPAPIPFNMKFSLNRHPLCPSFPLLLPIKPLSSPKTCFLAYGPHYCPLFLPPLDTLYPDWADQLIHPDGPYSLGAHSPSQTTFSPSPVGLSVPSKARDESLSSSQYCSTELDSEAVAGKAGRIPRLGTTARSSLLKNENGRVLYKCNICAKSFRQLSNLKVHFRVHSGERPFQCPLCQKSFTQLAHLQKHQLVHSGDRPYQCSVCHKCFSSMSSLKTHLQLHSLFKQQELRLCPGHTSLFPCCLLAPCLGGHPETGEAGIAVASGH; this is encoded by the exons ATGAAGGGGAATCCAGAGGAGGACATTCCCTTTGCCCTGTACCAGCACCAGAcatgccagagtcacacagatgtGGGGGGTTCTTTGACCACTCCGTCCCTTTTTCCCAGCCTGGACCAACAGCAGGGACAGGGTGATCAG CCTTGCTGGCCCTTTAAGGAGTTCCTTCCTAGGGCAGATGCCTCAGCTTCTCATTGTGATAACTGGATGTACTCTACAAAACCAACATCTGCTTTGCCCACCCTGTTGGCCTGCCCACCACACCTGGATCTCTACACCTGCAACTTGAGGCCCAACCCCCTGGATGCTGCCTTGGGAG TACCTCATTTCCCCCAAGAGTGCAAGACCTCAGAGTCAATTCTGGGTTCCACTGATGACCTGAAACTCACAGCCAAGCATCTTCTGGGCAAGAAGGCAGAGAGTGAATCTCGGAGTGCCAGCCTTCCTGCTTCACATCCTAGTCCAGCTCCTATCCCTTTCAACATGAAGTTCTCATTAAATCGCCACCCTCTgtgcccttccttcccccttctcttgcCCATTAAGCCCTTGTCCTCACCAAAGACATGTTTCTTAGCCTATGGCCCCCACTACTGTCCCCTCTTTCTCCCACCCCTGGATACTCTCTATCCTGACTGGGCTGATCAGTTGATACACCCTGATGGGCCATATTCCCTTGGTGCCCACTCCCCTTCACAGACCACATTTTCACCCTCTCCTGTTGGACTGTCGGTCCCAAGTAAGGCCAGGGATGAGAGCCTTTCATCTTCCCAGTATTGTTCTACAGAGTTGGACTCAGAGGCTGTTGCAGGCAAAGCTGGCAGAATTCCCAGGTTGGGCACCACAGCCCGGTCATCTCTGCTGAAGAACGAGAATGGCAGAGTCTTGTACAAGTGCAATATTTGTGCCAAGAGTTTCAGACAGCTCTCCAACCTCAAG gTCCACTTCCGGGTCCATAGTGGAGAACGGCCCTTTCAATGTCCTCTTTGTCAGAAGAGTTTCACCCAGCTTGCCCACCTGCAGAAACACCAGCTGGTCCACTCAGGAGATCGGCCTTACCAGTGCTCG GTTTGCCACAAGTGTTTCAGCAGCATGAGCAGCCTCAAGACTCACCTGCAGCTGCACTCATTGTTCAAGCAACAAGAGCTGCGTTTGTGTCCTGGCCATACTTCCCTGTTCCCATGCTGCCTGCTGGCCCCATGCTTGGGAGGGCACCCAGAAACTGGAGAAGCTGGCATTGCTGTGGCCAGTGGGCACTGA
- the ZNF683 gene encoding tissue-resident T-cell transcription regulator protein ZNF683 isoform X1, producing MEPSSPLLAHTQWSLPILPPRLICLFTGKGNMKGNPEEDIPFALYQHQTCQSHTDVGGSLTTPSLFPSLDQQQGQGDQPCWPFKEFLPRADASASHCDNWMYSTKPTSALPTLLACPPHLDLYTCNLRPNPLDAALGVPHFPQECKTSESILGSTDDLKLTAKHLLGKKAESESRSASLPASHPSPAPIPFNMKFSLNRHPLCPSFPLLLPIKPLSSPKTCFLAYGPHYCPLFLPPLDTLYPDWADQLIHPDGPYSLGAHSPSQTTFSPSPVGLSVPSKARDESLSSSQYCSTELDSEAVAGKAGRIPRLGTTARSSLLKNENGRVLYKCNICAKSFRQLSNLKVHFRVHSGERPFQCPLCQKSFTQLAHLQKHQLVHSGDRPYQCSVCHKCFSSMSSLKTHLQLHSLFKQQELRLCPGHTSLFPCCLLAPCLGGHPETGEAGIAVASGH from the exons ATGGAACCATCAAGTCCTCTGTTGGCCCATACCCAATGGTCTCTCCCCATACTCCCTCCTAGACTGATCTGTCTCTTCACAGGAAAAGGCAACATGAAGGGGAATCCAGAGGAGGACATTCCCTTTGCCCTGTACCAGCACCAGAcatgccagagtcacacagatgtGGGGGGTTCTTTGACCACTCCGTCCCTTTTTCCCAGCCTGGACCAACAGCAGGGACAGGGTGATCAG CCTTGCTGGCCCTTTAAGGAGTTCCTTCCTAGGGCAGATGCCTCAGCTTCTCATTGTGATAACTGGATGTACTCTACAAAACCAACATCTGCTTTGCCCACCCTGTTGGCCTGCCCACCACACCTGGATCTCTACACCTGCAACTTGAGGCCCAACCCCCTGGATGCTGCCTTGGGAG TACCTCATTTCCCCCAAGAGTGCAAGACCTCAGAGTCAATTCTGGGTTCCACTGATGACCTGAAACTCACAGCCAAGCATCTTCTGGGCAAGAAGGCAGAGAGTGAATCTCGGAGTGCCAGCCTTCCTGCTTCACATCCTAGTCCAGCTCCTATCCCTTTCAACATGAAGTTCTCATTAAATCGCCACCCTCTgtgcccttccttcccccttctcttgcCCATTAAGCCCTTGTCCTCACCAAAGACATGTTTCTTAGCCTATGGCCCCCACTACTGTCCCCTCTTTCTCCCACCCCTGGATACTCTCTATCCTGACTGGGCTGATCAGTTGATACACCCTGATGGGCCATATTCCCTTGGTGCCCACTCCCCTTCACAGACCACATTTTCACCCTCTCCTGTTGGACTGTCGGTCCCAAGTAAGGCCAGGGATGAGAGCCTTTCATCTTCCCAGTATTGTTCTACAGAGTTGGACTCAGAGGCTGTTGCAGGCAAAGCTGGCAGAATTCCCAGGTTGGGCACCACAGCCCGGTCATCTCTGCTGAAGAACGAGAATGGCAGAGTCTTGTACAAGTGCAATATTTGTGCCAAGAGTTTCAGACAGCTCTCCAACCTCAAG gTCCACTTCCGGGTCCATAGTGGAGAACGGCCCTTTCAATGTCCTCTTTGTCAGAAGAGTTTCACCCAGCTTGCCCACCTGCAGAAACACCAGCTGGTCCACTCAGGAGATCGGCCTTACCAGTGCTCG GTTTGCCACAAGTGTTTCAGCAGCATGAGCAGCCTCAAGACTCACCTGCAGCTGCACTCATTGTTCAAGCAACAAGAGCTGCGTTTGTGTCCTGGCCATACTTCCCTGTTCCCATGCTGCCTGCTGGCCCCATGCTTGGGAGGGCACCCAGAAACTGGAGAAGCTGGCATTGCTGTGGCCAGTGGGCACTGA